In the Arachis ipaensis cultivar K30076 chromosome B10, Araip1.1, whole genome shotgun sequence genome, one interval contains:
- the LOC107623131 gene encoding cytosolic endo-beta-N-acetylglucosaminidase 1 isoform X1 has translation MSKPSSSDPLQPPLFDPKQPSVPISYPIKTLEDLKTRTYFNSFHYPFNIALLPMSNQAASSSSSSSSSSLPNRRRLLVCHDMAGGYLDDKWVQGGTNPDAYAIWHWHLIDVFVYFSHNLVTIPPPCWTNTAHRHGVKVLGTFITEWDEGRAACDVLLSTKESAQMYAERLVELAVTLGFDGWLINMEVNLDRGQIPNLKEFVDHLSSLMHSSVPGSLVLWYDSITVDGDLNWQDQLNYYNKPFFDICDGIFVNYTWKENYPSLSAAVAGDRRFDVYMGIDVFGRNTYGGGQWNVNVALDVLRKDDVSAAIFAPGWVYETKQPPDFETANNSWWDLVEKSWGVLRKYPGVLPFYTNFDQGRGYHFSMDGDLMSDATWCNISCQGFQPHLNFADSTNPIQVFTDLKGSSYSGGGNITFKGSLEEHAHFEKKIFEAEFVLSELPIHLTYSVKSDGNSSLGLKLAFASSTNKREYILLASQPLNNFSGKFSKAIITNGNKGSSPGWVINEGTIAMNGYTLAEIHAVCYRCDSPSNKLRWLYGSDSSDSFSASTSDYFASLGHISIQTLEYKSDFPVASSWQVDAKYMKWTPGPQGSKILSLQISWELKDGKNHQFRSYNVYLVKSSKQEGTSSRLEHVKEYLGVAQAKCYYVSELKVPSGTYSLKFIIQVCGDDGTLQELDESPYYGLEVEGPQISITM, from the exons ATGTCCAAACCTTCTTCCTCTGATCCTCTCCAACCACCACTCTTCGATCCCAAGCAACCTTCAGTACCAATTTCATACCCAATCAAAACCCTAGAGGATCTCAAAACTCGCACCTACTTCAATTCCTTTCACTATCCTTTTAACATTGCTTTGCTTCCAATGTCAAATCAAGCcgcttcatcatcatcatcatcatcatcatcatcattgcctAATAGGAGAAGATTGTTGGTGTGTCATGACATGGCAG GTGGGTACTTAGATGACAAGTGGGTTCAAGGGGGGACCAACCCTGATGCTTATGCAATTTGGCATTGGCATTTGATCGATGTTTTTGTCTACTTTTCACACAATTTGGTTACTATTCCTCCTCCTTGTTGGACTAACACTGCTCATCGCCACGGAGTTAAG GTGCTGGGTACTTTCATCACCGAATGGGATGAGGGAAGAGCTGCCTGTGATGTGCTGCTTTCAACAAAGGAGTCTGCTCAAATGTATGCAGAACGTCTGGTGGAGCTTGCTGTTACTTTAGGCTTCGATGGCTGGCTA ATAAATATGGAGGTAAATTTGGACCGAGGACAAATTCCTAACTTAAAAGAGTTTGTAGATCATTTATCGTCATTGATGCATTCATCTGTTCCTGGATCGTTAGTGCTTTG GTATGACAGCATTACAGTTGATGGTGATCTGAATTGGCAAGACCAACTAAACTATTACAATAAGCCTTTCTTTGACATATGTGATGGGATATTTGTTAACTATACGTGGAAG GAAAACTATCCAAGCCTCTCTGCTGCCGTTGCAGGTGATCGGAGGTTTGACGTGTACATGGGAATAGATGTATTTGGAAGGAACACATATGGTGGTGGACAGTGGAAT GTAAATGTTGCTCTCGACGTACTAAGAAAGGATGATGTATCTGCTGCTATATTTGCTCCTGGATGGGTCTATGAAACAAAGCAACCACCAGATTTTGAGACTGCTAATAACAG TTGGTGGGATCTTGTGGAAAAGTCATGGGGAGTATTGCGTAAGTATCCTGGAGTATTACCGTTCTACACAAATTTTGATCAG GGACGCGGTTATCATTTTTCAATGGACGGAGACCTTATGTCGGATGCTACTTGGTGCAACATTTCTTGCCAAGGCTTTCAG CCGCATCTCAATTTTGCTGACTCTACAAATCCTATTCAAGTTTTTACAGA CCTGAAGGGATCATCTTATAGTGGAGGAGGGAACATTACATTCAAAGGATCTCTTGAAGAGCATGCTCACTTTGAGAAGAAAATCTTTGAAGCGGAGTTTGTTTTGAGCGAGTTGCCTATCCACTTAACTTATTCT GTGAAATCTGATGGCAATTCTTCGCTGGGACTTAAGCTTGCATTCGCTTCCTCCACCAACAAAAGAGAGTATATACTTCTTGCATCGCAACCGTTGAACAATTTCTCTGGAAAATTCAGCAAAGCAATCATTACAAATGGAAATAAAGGATCTTCACCTGGATGGGTTATAAATGAAGGTACAATCGCAATGAACGGATACACACTAGCGGAAATCCATGCAGTGTGCTATAGATGCGATTCTCCATCGAATAAGTTGAGATGGCTATACGGTTCAGATAGCAGCGATAGTTTTTCGGCTTCTACGTCAGATTATTTCGCAAGCCTTGGTCATATCTCAATCCAGACATTAGAATACAAGTCAGATTTTCCTGTGGCTTCTTCGTGGCAAGTCGACGCCAAATACATGAAATGGACGCCAGGTCCTCAGGGCTCAAAGATCCTTAGTCTTCAAATTTCTTGGGAACTGAAAGACGGAAAGAACCATCAATTCAGAAGCTACAATGTTTATTTGGTGAAATCGTCAAAACAAGAAGGTACAAGTTCAAGATTGGAACATGTGAAGGAGTACCTTGGAGTGGCACAAGCAAAATGTTACTATGTTTCTGAGCTTAAAGTTCCTTCTGGAACTTATAGCCTCAAATTTATAATACAAGTGTGTGGTGATGATGGAACATTGCAGGAATTGGACGAGTCTCCATATTATGGATTGGAGGTTGAAGGTCCTCAAATTAGTATTACAATGTAA
- the LOC107623131 gene encoding cytosolic endo-beta-N-acetylglucosaminidase 1 isoform X2, which yields MTWQVLGTFITEWDEGRAACDVLLSTKESAQMYAERLVELAVTLGFDGWLINMEVNLDRGQIPNLKEFVDHLSSLMHSSVPGSLVLWYDSITVDGDLNWQDQLNYYNKPFFDICDGIFVNYTWKENYPSLSAAVAGDRRFDVYMGIDVFGRNTYGGGQWNVNVALDVLRKDDVSAAIFAPGWVYETKQPPDFETANNSWWDLVEKSWGVLRKYPGVLPFYTNFDQGRGYHFSMDGDLMSDATWCNISCQGFQPHLNFADSTNPIQVFTDLKGSSYSGGGNITFKGSLEEHAHFEKKIFEAEFVLSELPIHLTYSVKSDGNSSLGLKLAFASSTNKREYILLASQPLNNFSGKFSKAIITNGNKGSSPGWVINEGTIAMNGYTLAEIHAVCYRCDSPSNKLRWLYGSDSSDSFSASTSDYFASLGHISIQTLEYKSDFPVASSWQVDAKYMKWTPGPQGSKILSLQISWELKDGKNHQFRSYNVYLVKSSKQEGTSSRLEHVKEYLGVAQAKCYYVSELKVPSGTYSLKFIIQVCGDDGTLQELDESPYYGLEVEGPQISITM from the exons ATGACATGGCAG GTGCTGGGTACTTTCATCACCGAATGGGATGAGGGAAGAGCTGCCTGTGATGTGCTGCTTTCAACAAAGGAGTCTGCTCAAATGTATGCAGAACGTCTGGTGGAGCTTGCTGTTACTTTAGGCTTCGATGGCTGGCTA ATAAATATGGAGGTAAATTTGGACCGAGGACAAATTCCTAACTTAAAAGAGTTTGTAGATCATTTATCGTCATTGATGCATTCATCTGTTCCTGGATCGTTAGTGCTTTG GTATGACAGCATTACAGTTGATGGTGATCTGAATTGGCAAGACCAACTAAACTATTACAATAAGCCTTTCTTTGACATATGTGATGGGATATTTGTTAACTATACGTGGAAG GAAAACTATCCAAGCCTCTCTGCTGCCGTTGCAGGTGATCGGAGGTTTGACGTGTACATGGGAATAGATGTATTTGGAAGGAACACATATGGTGGTGGACAGTGGAAT GTAAATGTTGCTCTCGACGTACTAAGAAAGGATGATGTATCTGCTGCTATATTTGCTCCTGGATGGGTCTATGAAACAAAGCAACCACCAGATTTTGAGACTGCTAATAACAG TTGGTGGGATCTTGTGGAAAAGTCATGGGGAGTATTGCGTAAGTATCCTGGAGTATTACCGTTCTACACAAATTTTGATCAG GGACGCGGTTATCATTTTTCAATGGACGGAGACCTTATGTCGGATGCTACTTGGTGCAACATTTCTTGCCAAGGCTTTCAG CCGCATCTCAATTTTGCTGACTCTACAAATCCTATTCAAGTTTTTACAGA CCTGAAGGGATCATCTTATAGTGGAGGAGGGAACATTACATTCAAAGGATCTCTTGAAGAGCATGCTCACTTTGAGAAGAAAATCTTTGAAGCGGAGTTTGTTTTGAGCGAGTTGCCTATCCACTTAACTTATTCT GTGAAATCTGATGGCAATTCTTCGCTGGGACTTAAGCTTGCATTCGCTTCCTCCACCAACAAAAGAGAGTATATACTTCTTGCATCGCAACCGTTGAACAATTTCTCTGGAAAATTCAGCAAAGCAATCATTACAAATGGAAATAAAGGATCTTCACCTGGATGGGTTATAAATGAAGGTACAATCGCAATGAACGGATACACACTAGCGGAAATCCATGCAGTGTGCTATAGATGCGATTCTCCATCGAATAAGTTGAGATGGCTATACGGTTCAGATAGCAGCGATAGTTTTTCGGCTTCTACGTCAGATTATTTCGCAAGCCTTGGTCATATCTCAATCCAGACATTAGAATACAAGTCAGATTTTCCTGTGGCTTCTTCGTGGCAAGTCGACGCCAAATACATGAAATGGACGCCAGGTCCTCAGGGCTCAAAGATCCTTAGTCTTCAAATTTCTTGGGAACTGAAAGACGGAAAGAACCATCAATTCAGAAGCTACAATGTTTATTTGGTGAAATCGTCAAAACAAGAAGGTACAAGTTCAAGATTGGAACATGTGAAGGAGTACCTTGGAGTGGCACAAGCAAAATGTTACTATGTTTCTGAGCTTAAAGTTCCTTCTGGAACTTATAGCCTCAAATTTATAATACAAGTGTGTGGTGATGATGGAACATTGCAGGAATTGGACGAGTCTCCATATTATGGATTGGAGGTTGAAGGTCCTCAAATTAGTATTACAATGTAA